A genomic region of Rhodococcus pyridinivorans contains the following coding sequences:
- a CDS encoding LCP family protein, whose product MAGPPSVPPPVPTPPTSAQPPRAVPPADSRPVPPADSRPVPPAGSPQTVRPPQTPPRQQPPIADEQPTVKIDAVSPEGAATPAEDENEDRTTDEKAHGSARPRTVGNATLGRLAQSKQRKRKRLRFAARAAVAFVSVLALLCNGAVWGYVRSTEAGFSQIAALDTESEDIVDPVGQTGDETYLIIGTDTRAGASGEIGAGTADDAEGARADTVILVNIPADRSRVVAVSFPRDLDVDRPVCRGWDSTTGEYDSELYPAAEGDKLNATYALGGPKCLVKVIQKMSGLRIGHFVGIDFAGFESMVDEIGGVEVCTSIPLYDNELGPLIETPGTHTLDGKRALDYVRARKIDQEGNSDYGRISRQQKFLSSLLRSTLSNKVLFDPVKLNGFISAFTRATFVENVNAESLVKLGRSMQNVEAGAVSFLTIPTAGTNDWGNEIPRTDDIKAIFTAIIDDLPLPGEKRGEDPTEVASAPPAEPLPAQLAVDPSTVSVQVSNASGLSGLAAGTAEEVAAYGFPVYSIGNYASGTSKQTVIRFSEGQETDAATVASAFPGAVLQEAPPSAQLGSIVEIVLGTSFDGTVVAPTPAGTPLAPMQIRTRSESSVELPADLAITNAADDLCT is encoded by the coding sequence ATGGCGGGCCCCCCGTCCGTTCCGCCCCCGGTACCGACTCCCCCGACCTCGGCGCAGCCCCCTCGAGCAGTGCCTCCCGCGGACTCGCGCCCGGTGCCTCCCGCGGACTCGCGCCCGGTGCCTCCCGCCGGGTCGCCGCAGACCGTCAGACCGCCGCAGACGCCTCCTCGACAGCAACCGCCGATCGCGGACGAACAGCCGACCGTCAAGATCGATGCGGTGTCCCCCGAGGGCGCTGCGACGCCCGCCGAGGACGAGAACGAAGACCGGACGACGGACGAGAAGGCGCACGGCTCCGCTCGGCCCCGCACGGTGGGCAACGCGACTCTCGGCCGGCTCGCGCAGAGCAAACAGCGCAAGCGGAAGCGTCTGAGGTTCGCGGCGAGAGCGGCGGTGGCGTTCGTCTCGGTCCTCGCGCTCCTCTGTAACGGTGCGGTGTGGGGATACGTCCGGTCCACGGAGGCCGGCTTCTCCCAGATCGCCGCGCTGGACACCGAGTCGGAGGACATCGTCGACCCGGTCGGTCAGACCGGCGACGAGACCTATCTGATCATCGGCACCGACACCCGCGCCGGTGCGAGCGGTGAGATCGGCGCCGGGACGGCCGACGACGCCGAGGGCGCTCGTGCCGACACCGTCATCCTCGTCAACATCCCCGCCGATCGCAGCCGCGTGGTCGCGGTGTCGTTCCCCCGCGATCTGGACGTCGATCGACCGGTCTGTCGCGGATGGGACAGTACGACCGGCGAATACGATTCCGAGCTCTATCCGGCCGCCGAAGGCGACAAGCTCAACGCGACCTACGCCCTCGGCGGACCGAAGTGCCTGGTAAAGGTGATCCAGAAGATGTCCGGATTGAGGATCGGCCATTTCGTGGGCATCGACTTCGCCGGCTTCGAATCGATGGTCGACGAGATCGGCGGCGTCGAGGTGTGCACCTCCATACCGTTGTACGACAACGAACTCGGTCCCCTGATCGAGACTCCCGGCACCCACACGCTCGACGGCAAGCGGGCACTCGACTACGTCCGCGCCCGCAAGATCGACCAGGAGGGCAACAGCGACTACGGCCGGATCAGCCGGCAGCAGAAGTTCCTGTCGTCGCTGCTGCGCTCGACGTTGTCGAACAAGGTGCTGTTCGATCCCGTGAAGCTCAACGGCTTCATCAGCGCCTTCACCCGCGCGACCTTCGTCGAGAACGTCAACGCCGAGTCGCTCGTCAAACTCGGGCGTTCGATGCAGAACGTCGAGGCGGGTGCGGTGTCCTTCCTGACCATCCCCACGGCCGGTACCAACGACTGGGGCAACGAGATCCCGCGCACGGACGACATCAAGGCGATCTTCACCGCGATCATCGACGATCTCCCTCTGCCGGGTGAGAAGCGGGGGGAGGACCCGACGGAGGTCGCGTCCGCTCCCCCGGCCGAACCGCTGCCCGCGCAGCTCGCTGTCGATCCGTCGACGGTGTCGGTGCAGGTCTCGAACGCGTCGGGTCTGTCCGGGCTGGCGGCCGGCACCGCCGAGGAGGTCGCCGCCTACGGCTTTCCGGTCTACTCGATCGGCAACTATGCCTCCGGGACGAGCAAGCAGACCGTGATCCGCTTCAGCGAAGGACAGGAGACCGACGCTGCGACGGTGGCCTCGGCCTTCCCCGGTGCGGTGCTGCAGGAGGCTCCGCCCTCGGCCCAGCTGGGCAGCATCGTGGAGATCGTCCTGGGTACCAGCTTCGACGGCACCGTCGTCGCTCCCACCCCCGCGGGCACGCCGCTCGCCCCGATGCAGATCCGGACCCGGTCGGAGTCGTCGGTCGAGCTCCCCGCCGATCTCGCGATCACCAACGCCGCCGACGATCTGTGCACGTAG
- the phoU gene encoding phosphate signaling complex protein PhoU has translation MRVVYNEQMGELGDLLGEMAGLAGTAMERSTRALLEADLALAEQVIDEHEKITELVTICEEKAFQLLALQGPVAGDLRAVVSGIQIVADIDRMGALALHIAKATRRRHPKHVLPDEVKGYFAEMGRIAVALGAATREILETRDPARAARLHHEDEAMDDLHRHLFTVLMDREWAHGVAAAVDVALLGRFYERFADHAVEVGRRVIFLVTGKLPTEEEIRQLVEKVDSLTVYPERHRAQNP, from the coding sequence ATGCGCGTCGTCTACAACGAACAGATGGGCGAACTCGGCGATCTCCTCGGGGAGATGGCCGGGCTCGCCGGGACCGCGATGGAGCGGTCCACCAGAGCTCTTCTCGAAGCCGATCTCGCTCTCGCCGAGCAGGTGATCGACGAGCACGAGAAGATCACCGAACTCGTCACGATCTGCGAGGAGAAGGCGTTCCAGCTGCTCGCCCTGCAGGGTCCGGTCGCCGGCGATCTGCGTGCCGTCGTCAGCGGCATCCAGATCGTGGCCGACATCGACCGCATGGGTGCGCTCGCACTGCACATCGCGAAGGCGACCCGCCGACGTCATCCCAAGCACGTGCTCCCCGACGAGGTGAAGGGCTACTTCGCCGAGATGGGACGGATCGCGGTCGCCCTCGGTGCCGCCACACGGGAGATTCTCGAGACCCGTGATCCCGCCCGGGCCGCCCGCCTCCACCACGAGGACGAGGCGATGGACGATCTGCACCGACACCTTTTCACCGTGCTCATGGACCGCGAATGGGCGCACGGCGTCGCAGCCGCCGTCGACGTCGCCCTGCTCGGCCGCTTCTACGAGCGGTTCGCCGATCACGCCGTCGAGGTGGGCCGCCGCGTCATCTTCCTCGTGACCGGCAAGCTCCCCACCGAGGAGGAGATCCGTCAGCTCGTGGAGAAGGTGGACAGTCTGACCGTCTACCCGGAGCGCCACCGAGCGCAGAACCCCTGA
- the pstB gene encoding phosphate ABC transporter ATP-binding protein PstB: MAKRLDLKDVNIYYGKFHAVADVTLSVPPRNVTAFIGPSGCGKSTVLRSINRMHEVTPGARVEGSILLDGEDIYDQNVDPVGVRKTIGMVFQRPNPFPTMSIRDNVVAGLKLQGVRDRKTLDEIAEKSLRGANLWNEVKDRLDKPGGGLSGGQQQRLCIARAIAVQPDVLLMDEPCSALDPISTLAIEDLIGELKKDFTIVIVTHNMQQAARVSDQTAFFNLEATGRPGGLVEIDDTEKIFSNPSKKATEDYISGRFG, encoded by the coding sequence ATGGCTAAGCGTCTGGATCTCAAGGACGTCAACATCTACTACGGCAAGTTCCACGCCGTGGCCGACGTGACGCTGTCCGTGCCGCCGCGGAACGTCACCGCCTTCATCGGCCCGTCCGGTTGCGGCAAGTCCACCGTGCTCCGGTCGATCAACCGCATGCACGAGGTGACGCCCGGCGCCCGTGTCGAGGGATCCATCCTCCTCGACGGCGAGGACATCTACGATCAGAACGTCGACCCGGTCGGTGTGCGCAAGACGATCGGCATGGTCTTCCAGCGTCCCAACCCGTTCCCCACGATGTCGATCCGCGACAACGTCGTCGCCGGCCTCAAGCTGCAGGGTGTGCGCGACCGGAAGACCCTCGACGAGATCGCCGAGAAGTCGCTGCGCGGCGCCAACCTGTGGAACGAGGTCAAGGACCGTCTCGACAAGCCGGGCGGTGGCCTCTCCGGTGGTCAGCAGCAGCGTCTGTGCATCGCCCGCGCCATCGCGGTCCAGCCCGACGTGCTGCTCATGGACGAGCCGTGCTCGGCCCTCGACCCCATCTCGACGCTGGCCATCGAGGACCTGATCGGTGAGCTGAAGAAGGACTTCACCATCGTCATCGTCACGCACAACATGCAGCAGGCCGCGCGCGTGAGCGACCAGACGGCCTTCTTCAACCTCGAGGCGACCGGCCGCCCGGGTGGTCTGGTGGAGATCGACGACACCGAGAAGATCTTCTCGAACCCGAGCAAGAAGGCCACCGAGGACTACATCTCCGGCCGCTTCGGCTGA
- the pstA gene encoding phosphate ABC transporter permease PstA, with protein sequence MSTTTTSTTALSSPVKPPAFQRVSGRRRIKDTAATVLVTLSVVVALIPLAWVLFTVVAKGLPALTSPTWFTHSLSGLTSSSMGGGIYHALVGTLLQGLVCAIISIPLGVFVAIYLVEYAGRSRLGRITTFMVDILSGVPSIVAALFIYALWVSTFGMPKSGFAVSLALVLLMVPVVVRSTEEMLRIVPQDLREASYALGVPKWKTIARIVLPTSLAGIITGIMLALARVMGETAPLLILVGYAPFINLDLFGGEQGTLPGVMVAEMNNPTDAGSQRIWGAALTLILVIAVLNIAAKLISRYSQVGKK encoded by the coding sequence ATGTCGACCACCACCACGTCGACCACCGCGCTCTCCTCGCCGGTCAAGCCCCCGGCCTTCCAGCGGGTCAGCGGGCGTCGCCGCATCAAGGACACCGCAGCCACCGTGCTCGTCACGCTGTCGGTCGTCGTCGCGCTGATTCCCCTGGCCTGGGTGCTGTTCACCGTAGTCGCCAAGGGCCTGCCGGCCCTGACCTCGCCGACCTGGTTCACGCACTCGCTGAGCGGACTGACGTCCTCGTCGATGGGCGGCGGCATCTACCACGCCCTCGTCGGCACCCTCCTGCAGGGACTCGTCTGCGCGATCATCTCCATCCCGCTCGGCGTCTTCGTTGCGATCTACCTCGTCGAGTACGCCGGCCGGTCGCGGCTCGGCCGGATCACGACGTTCATGGTCGACATCCTCAGCGGTGTCCCATCGATCGTCGCGGCACTGTTCATCTACGCACTGTGGGTGTCGACCTTCGGGATGCCCAAGTCGGGCTTCGCGGTGTCGCTCGCGCTCGTTCTGCTCATGGTGCCGGTGGTCGTGCGCAGCACCGAGGAGATGCTGCGCATCGTCCCGCAGGACCTGCGCGAAGCGTCCTACGCCCTCGGTGTCCCCAAGTGGAAGACCATCGCGCGCATCGTGCTGCCCACCTCGCTCGCCGGCATCATCACCGGCATCATGCTCGCCCTGGCCCGCGTCATGGGCGAGACGGCGCCGCTGCTGATCCTCGTCGGCTACGCGCCCTTCATCAATCTCGACCTGTTCGGCGGTGAGCAAGGCACCCTCCCGGGCGTCATGGTCGCCGAGATGAACAACCCGACCGACGCCGGTTCGCAGCGCATCTGGGGCGCCGCGCTCACCCTGATCCTGGTCATCGCGGTCCTCAACATCGCGGCCAAGTTGATCAGCCGGTACTCGCAGGTCGGCAAGAAGTAA
- the pstC gene encoding phosphate ABC transporter permease subunit PstC, with the protein MSDAHNTSVSIATDEPTRSGTGGATGITEDTISTPPPSPDRARKTVVRPGDRIFGSLASGSAVLISVIIGAIAVFLVWRAVPALQRNQVNFLTSRDWITQDITDMAFGVLDLFQVTVLVSFFALFLAMPVALGIAIFLTSYCPDRLRKPLAYVIDLLAAVPSIVYGLWGMLVLAPFLRPVAEWLNTTLAWFPLFATGSGSIVGGGTIFTAGIVLAVMILPTIAAVSREVFVQTPTAHIEGALALGATRWEVVRTTVIPFGKSGYISGSMLGLGRALGETMALYLILRTTSQAFSWSLFDGGATIASKIALGYAEFNNDIQAGAYIAAGLVLFVLTFVVNAAARMIVAGKKD; encoded by the coding sequence ATGAGTGACGCGCACAACACGTCGGTCTCTATCGCGACCGACGAACCGACCCGCTCAGGAACGGGCGGTGCAACCGGCATCACGGAGGACACGATCAGCACCCCACCCCCATCCCCGGACAGGGCACGCAAGACAGTCGTGCGGCCGGGAGACAGAATCTTCGGCTCGCTCGCCTCCGGCTCCGCCGTCCTGATCTCCGTGATCATCGGCGCGATCGCAGTCTTCCTCGTCTGGCGTGCCGTCCCGGCGCTGCAGCGCAACCAGGTCAACTTCCTCACCAGCCGTGACTGGATCACGCAGGACATCACCGACATGGCGTTCGGTGTCCTCGACCTGTTCCAGGTGACGGTGCTCGTCTCCTTCTTCGCGCTGTTCCTCGCCATGCCCGTCGCGCTGGGCATCGCGATCTTCCTCACCTCGTACTGCCCCGACCGGCTCCGGAAACCGCTGGCGTATGTCATCGACCTGCTCGCCGCGGTCCCGTCGATCGTCTACGGCCTGTGGGGCATGCTCGTCCTCGCCCCGTTCCTGCGCCCCGTCGCGGAATGGCTCAACACCACCCTCGCCTGGTTCCCGCTCTTCGCCACCGGCAGCGGGTCCATCGTGGGCGGCGGAACGATCTTCACCGCCGGCATCGTCCTCGCCGTAATGATCCTGCCGACCATCGCCGCGGTGAGCCGCGAGGTGTTCGTGCAGACCCCGACGGCCCACATCGAGGGCGCGCTCGCACTCGGCGCGACCCGCTGGGAGGTCGTGCGGACCACCGTCATCCCGTTCGGCAAGTCCGGCTACATCAGCGGTTCGATGCTCGGTCTCGGCCGCGCGCTCGGCGAGACGATGGCGCTGTACCTCATCCTGCGCACCACCTCGCAGGCGTTCTCCTGGTCGCTGTTCGACGGCGGCGCGACCATCGCGTCCAAGATTGCGCTGGGATACGCCGAATTCAACAACGACATCCAGGCGGGCGCCTACATCGCCGCCGGTCTCGTGCTCTTCGTGCTCACCTTCGTGGTCAACGCCGCCGCGCGCATGATCGTCGCAGGAAAGAAGGACTGA
- the pstS gene encoding phosphate ABC transporter substrate-binding protein PstS, with amino-acid sequence MNLKRNGALLGVVAAGALTLAACGTDNNAGSVDVDASASAAACDGKSNLSGAGSSAQKNAMDQFVSTYIAVCSEKGTNVNVAYNPTGSGDGRTQFIANQIDFAGSDSAIKDEQAAQAAERCAGNPAWNLPLVFGPVALAYNVEGVDELVLNAETAAKIFNGSITTWNDPAIAALNEGAELPDANITPIVRSDSSGTTDNFQQYLETASNGAWTSGAGSDFTGGVGEGAKGSAGVAQAVSGSPNSITYVEKSFADQNGLSIAQIDNGSGPVELTEETAGKAIEGAEFVPASEGDLTLDLSSIFGSSEEGAYPLVLATYEIVCSAGYDADTAAAVKSFLISAANEGQEGLSEQGYVPLPDAFKTRLTESIDAIAAG; translated from the coding sequence GTGAACCTCAAGCGCAATGGCGCCCTGCTCGGTGTTGTGGCCGCTGGAGCCCTCACGCTCGCCGCGTGCGGTACCGACAACAATGCCGGGTCGGTCGACGTCGATGCGTCCGCGTCCGCTGCAGCCTGCGACGGCAAGTCCAACCTCTCGGGTGCCGGCTCGTCGGCCCAGAAGAACGCGATGGACCAGTTCGTCTCCACCTACATCGCGGTGTGCTCCGAGAAGGGCACGAACGTCAACGTCGCGTACAACCCCACCGGTTCCGGTGACGGCCGCACGCAGTTCATCGCGAACCAGATCGATTTCGCCGGCTCGGACTCGGCCATCAAGGACGAGCAGGCGGCACAGGCCGCCGAGCGTTGCGCCGGCAATCCCGCATGGAACCTGCCGCTGGTCTTCGGCCCGGTCGCACTGGCCTACAACGTCGAGGGTGTCGACGAGCTCGTGCTGAACGCCGAGACGGCCGCGAAGATCTTCAACGGCTCGATCACCACGTGGAACGATCCGGCCATCGCCGCTCTCAACGAGGGCGCTGAGCTGCCCGACGCGAACATCACCCCGATCGTGCGCTCGGACTCGTCGGGCACCACCGACAACTTCCAGCAGTACCTCGAGACCGCGTCGAACGGCGCATGGACCTCCGGTGCCGGTTCGGACTTCACCGGCGGTGTCGGTGAGGGCGCGAAGGGTTCTGCGGGTGTCGCGCAGGCCGTCTCCGGCTCGCCGAACTCCATCACCTACGTCGAGAAGTCCTTCGCCGACCAGAACGGTTTGAGCATCGCGCAGATCGACAACGGCTCCGGACCCGTCGAACTGACCGAGGAGACCGCCGGCAAGGCCATCGAGGGCGCCGAGTTCGTCCCGGCCTCCGAGGGCGACCTCACGCTCGACCTGTCGTCGATCTTCGGCAGCTCCGAAGAGGGTGCCTACCCGCTGGTGCTGGCCACCTACGAGATCGTGTGCTCGGCCGGCTACGACGCCGACACCGCCGCGGCCGTCAAGTCGTTCCTGATCTCCGCCGCCAACGAGGGCCAGGAAGGCCTGTCCGAGCAGGGCTACGTCCCGCTGCCCGACGCCTTCAAGACCCGCCTCACCGAGTCGATCGACGCCATCGCCGCCGGATGA
- the mshD gene encoding mycothiol synthase, which yields MSTDTEFVDHPSTDHAEAVRAVVSRATQTDGTAPISEQAVHSLGREGAARHLVAFGEDGEVAGYANVVPAQDGHPAMAEVVVDPPQRGHGLGRELVERALTEGGDGTRVWAHGDLPAAQAVARRLGLTGVRELLQLRRSLEQDDLPALEVPDSVLLRTYGGPQDDAELLRVNAAAFEWHPEQGRWTAADVEERRRESWFDPEGLFLAFDPAEPDKLLGFHWTKVHPATASDPQLGEVYVVGIDSSAQGRGLGRLLTLAGLHYLRDRGLPGVLLYVEGDNTAALNTYGKLGFERFHVDVAYARA from the coding sequence GTGAGCACCGATACGGAATTCGTCGACCACCCGTCCACCGACCACGCCGAAGCCGTACGCGCCGTGGTGTCGCGGGCGACGCAGACCGACGGCACCGCGCCGATCTCCGAACAGGCGGTGCACTCCCTCGGACGGGAGGGCGCGGCCCGGCATCTCGTCGCGTTCGGAGAGGACGGTGAGGTCGCGGGCTACGCGAACGTCGTTCCTGCCCAGGACGGTCATCCGGCGATGGCAGAGGTGGTCGTCGACCCGCCGCAGCGCGGGCACGGACTCGGCCGCGAACTCGTCGAGCGTGCACTCACCGAGGGCGGCGACGGCACCCGCGTGTGGGCACACGGCGACCTGCCCGCCGCGCAGGCGGTGGCGCGCCGTCTCGGTCTGACCGGTGTCCGCGAACTCCTGCAGTTGCGTCGATCCCTCGAGCAGGACGATCTTCCCGCCCTCGAGGTGCCCGACTCGGTGCTGCTGCGCACCTACGGCGGCCCGCAGGACGACGCCGAACTGCTCCGCGTCAACGCGGCGGCCTTCGAGTGGCATCCCGAGCAGGGGCGTTGGACGGCCGCCGACGTGGAGGAACGCCGACGCGAGTCGTGGTTCGATCCCGAAGGCCTGTTCCTCGCGTTCGATCCCGCCGAGCCCGACAAGCTGCTCGGATTCCACTGGACCAAGGTGCACCCGGCCACGGCGTCCGACCCGCAGCTCGGCGAGGTCTACGTCGTGGGTATCGACTCGTCCGCGCAGGGCAGAGGGCTCGGTCGCCTGCTCACCCTCGCGGGTCTGCACTATCTGCGCGATCGGGGTCTGCCCGGTGTCCTGCTCTACGTCGAGGGCGACAACACCGCGGCGTTGAACACCTACGGCAAACTCGGCTTCGAGCGGTTCCACGTGGACGTCGCCTACGCCCGGGCGTGA
- a CDS encoding winged helix-turn-helix transcriptional regulator codes for MELLLLTSDPNPDAVLPSLALLPHSVRPAPTEVSSLLEAGSADIAIVDARSDLAAARGLCRLLGSTGSALPVVAVLTEGGLVAVNPEWGLDDILLSSTGPAELDARLRLLMGRSGVAVGPENTGKITLGELTIDEGTYTARLRGRPLDLTYKEFELLKYLAQHAGRVFTRAQLLQEVWGYDFFGGTRTVDVHVRRLRAKLGPEHEALIGTVRNVGYKAVRPSNRVGKGGNATPDVDDDDVDDTLLDDPRAEESGAGDSGAGESGAQFLP; via the coding sequence GTGGAGCTGCTCCTTCTGACCTCCGACCCGAATCCGGATGCGGTCCTGCCGTCCTTGGCGCTGCTCCCGCATTCGGTCAGGCCGGCTCCTACAGAAGTTTCGTCGCTGCTCGAGGCGGGTTCGGCGGATATCGCCATCGTCGATGCCCGCTCCGATCTCGCGGCCGCGCGAGGACTGTGCCGACTGCTCGGCAGCACCGGGTCGGCATTGCCCGTCGTCGCCGTGCTCACCGAAGGCGGACTCGTGGCCGTCAACCCCGAATGGGGACTCGACGACATCCTGCTGTCCAGCACCGGACCGGCCGAGCTCGACGCGCGCCTGCGCCTGCTCATGGGCCGCTCAGGTGTCGCGGTGGGACCGGAGAACACCGGCAAGATCACTCTCGGGGAACTCACGATCGACGAGGGCACCTACACCGCCCGCCTGCGCGGACGTCCCCTCGACCTCACCTACAAGGAGTTCGAACTCCTCAAGTACCTCGCCCAGCACGCGGGTCGGGTGTTCACCCGCGCCCAGCTGCTGCAGGAGGTCTGGGGTTACGACTTCTTCGGTGGTACCCGCACCGTCGACGTCCATGTCCGACGTCTGCGAGCGAAACTCGGCCCCGAGCACGAAGCGCTGATCGGAACGGTCCGCAACGTCGGCTACAAGGCGGTGCGTCCCTCCAACCGCGTGGGCAAGGGTGGCAATGCCACTCCCGATGTCGACGACGACGATGTGGACGACACGCTTCTCGACGACCCCCGTGCGGAGGAATCCGGCGCGGGTGACTCGGGCGCAGGGGAGTCCGGGGCACAATTCCTTCCGTGA
- a CDS encoding LmeA family phospholipid-binding protein → MRKLIFGLVVLLGLAVLADFGAAAWSEYRVSRALREGGVLESDPAVTIHGFPFLLQARDGHYENVEIVADNVHTDLLGDITVEANLIGAHAEAGELLDGSIRSVPVDLLYGRVMLDATELGQLYGIPDLQVSAPPASKSDGTGGSGGSGPTTAGGVVLTGTVPVGPVDATVSVQADLVLDGDRVHIVASDLYFGPEGRADFSVPDVLKPAVLGLFTTTIEPQNLPFGVRPTFVEARGSRIVIEGEARDVVIDLQEVQTPA, encoded by the coding sequence GTGCGCAAACTGATCTTCGGTCTCGTAGTCCTGCTCGGACTCGCAGTCCTCGCCGACTTCGGCGCGGCGGCGTGGTCGGAATACCGCGTCTCGCGTGCGCTGCGGGAGGGTGGCGTTCTCGAATCCGATCCGGCGGTGACCATCCACGGCTTCCCCTTCCTCCTCCAGGCCCGCGACGGTCACTACGAGAACGTCGAGATCGTGGCCGACAACGTCCACACCGATCTGCTCGGGGACATCACGGTCGAGGCCAATCTGATCGGTGCGCACGCCGAGGCCGGTGAGCTGCTCGACGGGTCGATCCGGTCGGTGCCCGTCGACCTGCTGTACGGCCGCGTCATGCTCGACGCCACCGAGCTCGGACAGCTCTACGGCATCCCCGACCTGCAGGTTTCCGCTCCCCCGGCGAGCAAGTCCGACGGGACGGGCGGATCCGGCGGGTCCGGTCCGACGACCGCCGGCGGGGTCGTCCTCACGGGGACGGTGCCGGTCGGACCGGTGGATGCGACGGTGAGTGTCCAGGCCGATCTGGTGCTCGACGGCGACCGCGTCCACATCGTCGCGTCGGATCTCTACTTCGGCCCCGAGGGACGCGCCGACTTCTCGGTTCCCGACGTCCTGAAGCCGGCGGTGCTCGGACTGTTCACGACGACGATCGAGCCGCAGAATCTGCCGTTCGGCGTGCGGCCCACCTTCGTCGAGGCGCGGGGCTCCCGGATCGTCATCGAGGGCGAGGCCCGCGACGTCGTCATCGATCTGCAGGAAGTGCAGACGCCCGCATGA
- a CDS encoding thioredoxin family protein, which produces MIAVIVLVVVIVATLAVGTALRTRSGKLRTTGAGASAGTHELHPALATAGVGDGVPVVLHFSAPWCGPCAAVRRVVVQVLDRDPGRAREVELDLDENPVLARKLGVLSLPTTFVFDGEGRERFRASGVPSVDDLRTALSSL; this is translated from the coding sequence ATGATCGCAGTAATCGTCCTCGTGGTCGTGATAGTCGCCACACTGGCGGTGGGAACGGCCCTGCGCACCCGTTCCGGCAAGCTCCGCACCACCGGCGCCGGCGCCTCGGCGGGCACCCACGAACTCCATCCCGCGCTGGCCACAGCGGGTGTCGGTGACGGCGTACCAGTGGTCCTGCATTTCTCCGCGCCGTGGTGCGGACCGTGCGCGGCCGTGCGACGGGTCGTCGTGCAGGTTCTCGACCGCGATCCCGGTCGGGCACGCGAGGTCGAGCTGGATCTCGACGAAAATCCGGTCCTGGCACGGAAACTCGGGGTGCTGTCGCTGCCCACTACCTTCGTCTTCGACGGCGAGGGGCGCGAACGGTTCCGCGCGTCCGGCGTTCCGTCCGTCGACGACCTGCGCACAGCCCTGTCGTCGTTGTGA
- a CDS encoding putative leader peptide encodes MQNRHELMLTRRRAVDLCRLGGCCCPC; translated from the coding sequence GTGCAGAACCGCCACGAGCTGATGCTCACCCGACGCCGCGCAGTCGATCTGTGCCGCCTCGGTGGCTGTTGTTGTCCCTGCTGA
- a CDS encoding DUF4395 domain-containing protein — MPVSTPRTSGRQVDVRGPRFAAWITTGVLVLALVVATFSPVAAAVILALQTIVFALGAALGPRRSPYGALFARLVAPRLGAPIETEPVEPLRFAQLVGFVFALVGTVAFFADAIVVGSVAAGFALFAALLNAAFGVCLGCRIHPLVARMRRVPA, encoded by the coding sequence ATGCCCGTATCCACTCCCCGCACGTCCGGTCGGCAGGTCGACGTCCGTGGCCCGCGTTTCGCGGCGTGGATCACCACCGGCGTCCTCGTCCTCGCCCTGGTCGTCGCCACCTTCTCTCCCGTCGCAGCGGCCGTGATCCTGGCCCTGCAGACGATCGTGTTCGCTCTCGGAGCGGCACTCGGCCCGCGACGCAGCCCGTACGGTGCGCTGTTCGCGAGGCTCGTCGCTCCCCGCCTCGGTGCTCCGATCGAGACCGAGCCGGTGGAGCCGCTGCGGTTCGCGCAGCTCGTCGGATTCGTCTTCGCCCTCGTCGGAACGGTCGCGTTCTTCGCCGACGCCATCGTCGTGGGCTCGGTGGCCGCAGGCTTCGCGCTGTTCGCGGCGCTGCTCAACGCCGCCTTCGGCGTGTGTCTCGGCTGCCGGATCCACCCGCTGGTCGCTCGAATGCGTCGCGTGCCCGCCTGA